One window of the Penaeus vannamei isolate JL-2024 chromosome 31, ASM4276789v1, whole genome shotgun sequence genome contains the following:
- the LOC113802262 gene encoding uncharacterized protein — MMLHLVVAAAMAVASSRAWPISPLENYLRGEAEHHNVTCGDDFKIWVDKDPLILTFVGTSPDGSIPAGCTADIRIDENDRHLEKYGLQFSGAVDLRDADNVDDKCTSSSLTVTDMDSDEDETGTKAVTCGQKPVTYHTTQDSTNVQLRVGPNGAEGNGFSLTVTPHYVCGGTVDANTYIESPDFPQPYPSDTDCFWYIKGEQIELEFEEFDLHPKKCNDHVFIQPMKGATEKLCEQPNKAKKYDGPIFVNFRSSKRSQNENKGFRCKVTIKSSKKRLSTLLSKFYEK; from the exons CTGGTCGTGGCGGCGGCGATGGCCGTGGCCTCATCCCGCGCCTGGCCCATCTCCCCTCTTGAGAACTATCTGCGAG GGGAAGCCGAACACCACAATGTTACCTGCGGGGACGACTTCAAAATCTGGGTTGACAAAGACCCATTAATACTGACCTTCGTCGGCACTTCGCCCGACGGCTCCATCCCCGCCGGTTGCACAGCAGACATCCGCATCGATGAGAAT GACCGGCACTTGGAGAAATACGGTCTGCAGTTTAGTGGGGCCGTCGACCTCAGAGACGCGGACAATGTGGACGATAAGTGTACTTCTTCCAGCCTCACCGTCACCGACATGGACAGCGACGAGGACGAAACGGGAACAAAGGCTGT GACCTGCGGCCAGAAGCCAGTCACGTACCACACGACGCAGGATTCGACCAACGTCCAGCTCCGAGTGGGTCCCAACGGCGCCGAGGGAAACGGCTTCAGCCTGACGGTGACGCCCCACTACGTCTGCGGAGGAACTGTCGACGCCAACACCTACATTGAGTCCCCTGATTTCCCTCAGCCTTACCCGAGTGATACTGATTGTTTCTGGTACATAAAG GGTGAGCAGATAGAACTAGAGTTTGAGGAATTCGATCTACATCCGAAGAAATGCAATGATCATGTCTTCATCCAGCCCATGAAAGGTGCAACCGAAAAGCTTTGCGAACAGCCAAATAAGGCCAAGAA ATACGATGGACCGATTTTTGTGAATTTCCGGTCATCGAAACGGTCGCAGAATGAAAATAAAGGCTTCCGCTGCAAAGTTACTATTAAGAGTTCAAAGAAGCGTTTGTCAACTTTGTTATCAAAGTTTTATGAAAAGTAA